The following are encoded together in the Lathyrus oleraceus cultivar Zhongwan6 chromosome 3, CAAS_Psat_ZW6_1.0, whole genome shotgun sequence genome:
- the LOC127129553 gene encoding uncharacterized protein LOC127129553 has translation MLEKEAKDLWRNTVKRFDEDGIEVTWELFRDAFLEKYFPKDVCGKKEIEFLELKQGNGTIADSAAKFEELIKFCPHYNTVNVEISKCLKFVNGLRPDIKNAMGCQQITRFSELVNKSRIYDEDSRESVAHYKSYDGKKKAGDGKKPSEGGSHTPVKCFRCGVEGNRAPECPKGDMTCFKCGKQGHNSFDCRVGSNVTCYNCGEQGHISTKCNKSKKEQAKRKVFALSGVDTSIEERLIRGTCFINNMPLIAIIDTSATHSFISLYCAKRLNLESSVMRGTMVIDTPAMG, from the coding sequence ATGCTTGAGAAAGAAGCTAAGGATTTATGGCGCAACACTGTCAAGAGATTTGATGAGGATGGCATTGAAGTGACTTGGGAACTTTTCCGTGATGCTTTTCTGGAGAAGTattttccaaaagatgtttgtggaaagaaggaaattgaattccttgagtTGAAGCAGGGTAATGGTACCATAGCTGACTCTGCTGCAAAGTTTGAGGAGTTGATCAAATTTTGTCCCCATTACAATACTGTTAATGTTGAGATATCCAAGTGTCTtaagtttgtgaatggcttgagaccTGATATCAAGAACGCAATGGGTTGCCAACAGATTACGAGATTTTCtgagttggttaacaagagtaGGATCTATGATGAGGATAGTCGTGAGAGTGTTGCTCACTACAAGTCCTATGATGGTAAGAAGAAAGCTGGTGATGGCAAGAAGCCGAGTGAGGGAGGATCTCACACTCCTGTCAAGTGCTTCAGATGTGGTGTTGAGGGAAATCGTGCTCCCGAGTGTCCTAAGGGCGATATGACttgtttcaagtgtggcaagcAAGGTCACAATTCTTTTGATTGCAGAGTTGGTTCGAATGTGACTTGCTATAATTGTGGTGAGCAAGGGCACATTAGTACCAAGTGCAACAAGTCGAAGAAGGAGCAAGCCAAAAGGAAAGTGTTTGCATTGTCCGGTGTTGATACTTCTATTGAGGAGAGATTGATTCGAGGTACATGCTTTATTAATAATATGCCTTTGATTGCTATTATTGATACGAGTGCGACAcattcttttatttctttgtaTTGTGCTAAGAGATTGAATCTTGAATCATCTGTTATGCGTGGAACCATGGTTATTGATACTCCGGCTATGGGTTAA